Proteins found in one Scardovia inopinata JCM 12537 genomic segment:
- the murI gene encoding glutamate racemase, giving the protein MNNAPIGVFDSGMGGISVVRQIRQDLPHEDILFYGDSAHAPYGTKPTEQVKELSFAVTRHLLSRGVKAIVIACNTATSAAAPDLRSSLSLPVIGMEPALKVACDRGEGKPQNVLVLATSLTLREKKFARLVEQVRGNNTIHTQACPDLVSLVESGKVEDRDLAIKTITSYLKPYDLNSLDSVVLGCTHFIFYRNYFRQILPDSVAIIDGNAGTSHHVRTILEESGNLADRPDNYQGQVTLENSQNTKELDLLARHLLEAPLPR; this is encoded by the coding sequence ATGAATAATGCACCGATTGGTGTTTTTGATTCAGGAATGGGCGGAATCTCAGTTGTTCGTCAGATACGTCAGGACCTGCCCCACGAAGATATTCTCTTTTATGGAGACAGTGCTCATGCGCCCTATGGGACCAAACCCACCGAGCAGGTGAAAGAGCTGAGTTTCGCCGTTACCCGGCATCTGCTCTCTCGGGGAGTTAAAGCCATCGTTATCGCCTGCAACACCGCAACCAGTGCAGCTGCTCCCGATCTTCGCAGCAGCCTCTCTCTCCCTGTCATAGGCATGGAGCCTGCGCTGAAAGTTGCCTGCGACCGGGGCGAAGGCAAGCCTCAAAACGTTCTTGTTCTTGCCACCTCCCTAACCTTGCGGGAGAAAAAGTTTGCCCGCTTGGTTGAGCAGGTTCGAGGGAATAACACTATTCATACCCAGGCCTGCCCAGACCTAGTGTCCTTGGTGGAATCTGGCAAGGTGGAAGACAGAGACCTGGCCATAAAAACCATTACTTCTTATCTGAAGCCTTACGATCTTAATTCCCTGGATTCTGTTGTTTTAGGTTGCACTCACTTTATTTTTTACCGCAACTACTTCCGTCAGATCCTGCCGGATTCCGTTGCAATTATTGATGGCAACGCCGGTACCAGCCACCATGTGCGGACGATCCTGGAAGAATCAGGGAATCTGGCCGACAGGCCGGATAATTATCAGGGACAGGTTACCCTGGAAAATTCCCAAAACACCAAGGAACTTGATCTTCTGGCCCGCCACCTCCTGGAAGCTCCCCTGCCTCGGTAA
- a CDS encoding DeoR/GlpR family DNA-binding transcription regulator, whose translation MCDNVHMISTQRQQVILSKLRDSGAVRVSDLSEQLGVSSMTIRRDIEDLANKGLLKRVHGGAVSTSTLLSEPLFSVTSRMETGLKQAIALKAVEYVSPGDVIAIGGGSTAYVFAQTLLESFRSQGITILTNSLPVAQLAQITDSSQSVEVIMTGGVVTRSHSLVGPIADKVIQGLRVNTLFLGAHSVSVPRGFLTPNSLEAATNSALISIADMSVVLADHTKWEGTSLSLFADFSQIDTIITDSDLSRKQEAAIRRVAKHLVLA comes from the coding sequence GTGTGCGATAATGTTCATATGATCTCAACTCAACGACAACAGGTGATTCTTTCCAAACTGAGGGACAGCGGAGCTGTTCGGGTCAGTGACCTGTCTGAACAGCTCGGTGTATCGTCTATGACGATCAGGAGGGATATTGAGGATCTGGCCAACAAGGGCCTGCTGAAAAGAGTCCACGGCGGGGCTGTTTCTACCAGCACGCTCCTGTCGGAACCTCTTTTTTCTGTGACCTCCAGGATGGAGACCGGACTGAAGCAGGCTATTGCCCTAAAAGCAGTGGAATATGTCTCCCCGGGAGATGTGATTGCCATCGGGGGCGGCAGCACTGCCTATGTTTTTGCTCAGACCCTTCTGGAAAGTTTTCGCAGCCAGGGGATCACCATCCTTACCAATTCTCTGCCGGTTGCCCAGTTGGCGCAGATAACCGACAGCTCACAGTCTGTAGAGGTCATTATGACCGGAGGAGTGGTAACCCGGTCGCATTCCCTGGTTGGCCCTATCGCCGATAAGGTGATTCAAGGCCTGAGAGTCAATACCCTCTTCCTGGGAGCCCATTCGGTGTCGGTTCCCCGCGGATTTCTCACTCCTAATTCCCTGGAGGCTGCCACTAACTCAGCGCTGATTTCTATTGCAGATATGTCTGTGGTTCTGGCAGACCACACAAAATGGGAGGGAACGTCCCTGTCCCTTTTTGCTGATTTCTCACAAATTGACACCATCATTACCGATTCTGACCTGAGCAGAAAGCAGGAGGCCGCAATCCGTCGAGTTGCTAAGCATCTGGTTTTGGCGTGA
- a CDS encoding polyprenol monophosphomannose synthase yields MPTYNEKDNLQPTLSGIFRCCPSVHVLVVDDSSPDGTGQEAEKMAQADRRIMVIHRSIKRGLGPAYLAGFEWALLHNYDIICQMDMDGSHRPEDLRKVIGQLVSRPDCDACIGSRRVPGGGTENWPWYRQAISWCGSTYARLALGLSTHDVTAGFRAYRAEALRRLHLDKIQANGYVFQVDMTRRIEYAGGRIIEVPIIFVERTKGSSKMGAGIVLEAMWRVTGWGIYRLVTGKRKSKRNLLR; encoded by the coding sequence ATGCCTACATACAATGAGAAGGACAATTTACAGCCTACCCTCAGCGGCATTTTTCGTTGCTGCCCTTCGGTTCATGTTTTGGTTGTTGATGATTCTTCTCCTGACGGTACTGGTCAGGAAGCTGAGAAGATGGCTCAGGCCGACAGGCGGATAATGGTGATACACAGGTCTATCAAGCGGGGACTTGGTCCTGCTTATTTGGCTGGTTTCGAGTGGGCGCTCTTGCATAATTATGACATTATTTGTCAGATGGATATGGATGGATCTCACAGGCCGGAAGACCTGAGGAAGGTTATTGGGCAGCTGGTAAGCCGTCCTGATTGTGATGCCTGTATAGGTTCTCGCAGAGTCCCCGGGGGAGGAACTGAAAACTGGCCTTGGTACAGGCAGGCTATTTCCTGGTGCGGATCTACCTATGCCCGCTTGGCTCTGGGTTTGTCTACTCATGATGTGACAGCCGGGTTTAGGGCGTACAGGGCGGAGGCCTTGCGCCGCTTGCATTTGGATAAAATCCAGGCCAATGGCTACGTTTTCCAGGTTGATATGACTCGTCGGATTGAATATGCGGGTGGAAGAATTATAGAAGTTCCCATTATTTTTGTGGAGCGCACTAAAGGATCCTCTAAGATGGGGGCGGGAATTGTGCTAGAGGCCATGTGGAGGGTTACCGGCTGGGGGATTTATCGGCTTGTGACTGGCAAACGCAAATCCAAGAGGAATTTACTTCGGTAG
- a CDS encoding Crp/Fnr family transcriptional regulator: MIAPNQHRQIDPEAILLHTALFKHVKPSDADQLIPHLHQLEYAKGDFIFRERDTDTRMFILENGKVKLTRESHDGRIQLLSIHGPGEVLGEIPVFDPEGGPRTASAVAMKDETVTVSLSHEALLKWLDDHPEVAVSMLQVLAHRMRRNNEKISDFVFMDVPGRLAKTLIDLARRFGQPTEKGLLVPHDLTQEELAQLVGTSRETVNKALMDFTNRGWIARDGRTIIIYRPGKLILRSKH; encoded by the coding sequence ATGATTGCACCCAATCAGCATCGACAGATAGACCCTGAAGCAATACTCCTGCATACTGCCTTGTTCAAGCATGTTAAGCCGTCAGATGCTGATCAGTTAATTCCCCACCTTCACCAGCTCGAGTATGCAAAAGGAGATTTTATCTTCCGCGAGCGCGATACTGATACCCGCATGTTCATATTAGAAAATGGAAAGGTGAAACTGACTCGGGAATCTCATGACGGGCGTATTCAGCTCCTGAGCATTCATGGTCCGGGGGAAGTTTTGGGAGAAATTCCGGTTTTTGATCCTGAGGGAGGGCCACGAACAGCCTCTGCAGTTGCCATGAAAGATGAGACGGTGACCGTTTCCCTGTCTCATGAAGCCTTGCTGAAATGGTTGGATGATCACCCGGAAGTAGCAGTCAGCATGCTTCAGGTTTTGGCCCACCGTATGCGCAGAAACAATGAGAAAATCAGCGATTTCGTTTTTATGGATGTACCCGGCCGACTGGCCAAGACCCTGATTGATCTTGCCCGTCGCTTTGGTCAGCCCACAGAAAAAGGCCTATTGGTCCCTCATGATTTAACCCAGGAAGAACTGGCACAGCTGGTAGGAACGTCCAGGGAAACAGTGAACAAGGCGCTGATGGATTTCACCAACCGAGGGTGGATTGCCAGAGATGGTCGGACAATAATTATCTATCGTCCGGGAAAACTCATTCTTCGCTCTAAGCATTAA
- a CDS encoding patatin-like phospholipase family protein, with product MSENIPSTIGIIDVGGGFRAVFNAGVLDACLKNNIHCDRCYGVSAGSADLAGYLSGQYRRALRFYVEYSFRSRYASLHNMIHQRDFINLDYIYGDLSKHDGEYPLNYPALRDNPASFTIVACDARTGQPHYFTKDDISQDHYDVFKASSCVPAANSPYEIDGVPYFDGGIADPIPIQKAFDDGCTKVIVLLTRQRDIPREPGHDRLPGKLLEKRYPAASDRILTRYKTYNDQIALAEKYEKEGKALIIAPTDLHGLDTLKKTRQGLLDMYQDGMQQVDKIKEFLSH from the coding sequence ATGAGCGAAAATATACCATCCACCATTGGAATTATCGATGTGGGAGGTGGCTTTCGGGCTGTTTTCAACGCCGGTGTTCTGGATGCCTGTCTGAAGAATAATATTCATTGTGACCGCTGTTACGGTGTCTCTGCCGGTAGTGCAGATTTGGCCGGATATCTGTCGGGCCAATACAGGCGAGCCCTCCGCTTCTACGTTGAATACTCATTCCGCAGCAGGTATGCCAGTCTCCATAACATGATCCATCAGCGGGATTTTATTAATCTGGATTATATTTATGGAGACTTATCCAAGCATGATGGCGAATATCCTTTGAATTACCCAGCCCTGAGAGATAATCCTGCAAGTTTTACCATTGTTGCCTGCGACGCCAGAACCGGTCAGCCTCATTATTTTACCAAGGATGATATCAGCCAGGATCATTACGATGTTTTCAAAGCGTCTAGCTGCGTTCCAGCTGCCAATTCTCCCTATGAGATAGACGGCGTCCCCTACTTTGACGGAGGCATAGCCGATCCCATTCCCATCCAGAAGGCTTTCGATGACGGATGTACCAAGGTGATTGTTTTGCTGACCAGGCAGAGAGACATCCCCCGGGAACCTGGCCATGACAGGTTGCCGGGCAAGTTGTTGGAAAAGCGCTATCCAGCGGCGTCAGACCGGATTCTTACCAGATATAAAACCTACAACGATCAGATTGCCTTAGCTGAAAAGTATGAAAAAGAAGGCAAGGCCCTGATCATCGCCCCCACTGATCTTCACGGACTGGATACGCTGAAGAAGACCCGCCAGGGGCTGCTTGATATGTATCAGGACGGAATGCAGCAGGTTGATAAAATCAAAGAATTTCTTTCCCACTAG
- a CDS encoding DUF488 domain-containing protein, which yields MAIKRAYDQPDPADGYRILVDRLWPRGISKARARIDLWLKDIAPSNDLRKSWGHNPQTFDDFIAAYRKEIEERSQGLTVLEETLAAHQRVTLVYAAKSPVYNQAAVLRDYLLDHPELFPGLELVLV from the coding sequence GTGGCAATTAAGCGGGCTTATGACCAGCCTGACCCAGCTGATGGATATAGGATTTTAGTGGATCGGCTTTGGCCTAGGGGGATTTCCAAGGCGCGGGCCAGGATTGATTTATGGCTGAAAGATATTGCTCCCAGCAATGATCTTCGCAAATCCTGGGGCCATAATCCGCAGACTTTCGACGATTTTATTGCTGCCTACAGGAAGGAAATAGAGGAGAGGTCACAAGGGCTGACGGTTTTGGAAGAAACTCTTGCAGCTCATCAGCGGGTAACCCTGGTTTATGCCGCAAAAAGCCCGGTATATAACCAGGCAGCTGTATTAAGGGATTATCTGCTGGATCACCCGGAGCTTTTTCCCGGACTGGAGTTGGTCTTAGTGTGA
- the galT gene encoding galactose-1-phosphate uridylyltransferase codes for MTEFAHYRPGEYASEHIRITPTKLADGRQFFYVDDDPDYVSGKKTRQLTDPRKLANRFEPGIDGEGNPIPVQAPQMRRDPLTGDWIPMATARMNRPITAGPGATASGNPLAARKPGNPYQDGEIPDTDYNVVVFENRFPSMNRLPGQDDAVTYVDGNPLWQQRPAAGRCEVVCFDPGETSLPADLPVFRLRTVVEAWAFRTAEISAIEGIEQIFPFENHGQEIGVSLAHPHGQIYCYPFIAPRLEQELRQTQEYHERTGGNLLRDILQGELEAEQRIIMRNSTWIAYVPAAARWPLEVHLQPVRGGVLTLDQLTDDERWGLAYMYSALLKRGNAFFDRGDGQGMDLPYIAAWHQAPVRDPRRINYSLNLQFFSFRRAANKIKYLAGSESGMAAWISDTTPEKIASRFRALGPVDIED; via the coding sequence ATGACGGAATTCGCTCATTATCGGCCTGGGGAATATGCCTCAGAGCATATTCGGATTACGCCAACCAAGCTGGCTGACGGACGTCAATTCTTTTATGTGGACGATGACCCTGACTATGTATCAGGAAAGAAAACCAGGCAACTGACTGATCCCAGGAAGCTGGCCAATCGTTTTGAACCGGGAATTGATGGCGAAGGTAATCCTATTCCGGTGCAGGCTCCGCAAATGCGCAGGGATCCTCTGACTGGAGATTGGATTCCCATGGCTACAGCCCGTATGAACCGGCCAATCACTGCCGGACCAGGAGCCACGGCAAGCGGGAATCCTCTCGCTGCCCGTAAACCCGGCAATCCCTACCAGGATGGTGAGATTCCTGACACTGATTATAACGTGGTAGTCTTTGAAAATCGTTTTCCCTCCATGAACCGTCTTCCCGGCCAGGATGATGCTGTCACCTATGTGGATGGGAATCCTCTTTGGCAGCAGAGGCCAGCAGCTGGTCGTTGCGAAGTGGTCTGCTTCGATCCGGGTGAAACCTCTCTTCCTGCTGATCTCCCTGTCTTCCGTCTGAGAACCGTAGTAGAAGCCTGGGCTTTCCGCACGGCTGAAATCTCTGCTATAGAAGGAATAGAGCAGATCTTTCCTTTTGAGAATCACGGTCAGGAAATAGGCGTTTCCCTAGCCCATCCTCATGGTCAGATTTATTGCTACCCCTTTATTGCACCCCGGCTTGAACAGGAACTCAGACAGACTCAGGAGTATCATGAACGCACCGGTGGAAACCTGCTCAGAGATATTCTCCAGGGAGAGCTGGAGGCAGAACAACGAATTATTATGCGCAATTCTACCTGGATTGCGTATGTTCCTGCAGCTGCCCGGTGGCCCCTGGAGGTGCACCTTCAGCCTGTCCGCGGGGGAGTTCTGACTCTGGATCAGCTTACTGATGATGAACGCTGGGGCTTGGCTTATATGTATTCTGCCCTTCTGAAACGGGGCAATGCTTTTTTCGATAGGGGAGATGGGCAGGGTATGGATTTGCCTTACATTGCAGCCTGGCATCAGGCTCCTGTGCGAGACCCCAGGAGGATCAACTACAGTCTTAATCTTCAGTTCTTCTCCTTCCGCAGGGCGGCTAATAAAATCAAGTATCTGGCAGGTTCTGAATCCGGTATGGCGGCCTGGATTTCTGATACAACTCCGGAAAAGATTGCCAGCCGGTTCCGTGCCTTGGGGCCGGTTGATATTGAGGATTAA
- a CDS encoding transglycosylase domain-containing protein: MSAEKPKKSIGRIFTLLLAYLIFCIAGGIVTSGFLLPGAVVASNAVQKLTPNLTTTDNITFNLSDLPQQSRMYASDGTTLIATFYDQNRINVSLGKVSKVMQQAVVAREDRRFFQHHGVDPQGVLRAFVQTYVNQGNTQGGSTLTQQYVKNMLIEQAQSENDPIGAYHAKEDTIARKIKEMLLALQIEKTYSKADILQGYLNIAQFGTSTYGVETAAQHYFSKSAADLNAGEAATIAAITKNPAKYDPTVNVAEAQNQRNIVLDLMVTCKFLTKAQATQFKSVPLQNMLKIKAVSVGCQAAGDSAFFCDYVVHKILNSSAFGKTSAERRRLLYEGGLTIITTLDVKAETAANASVRKVIPVNDPSGFEAAMAAIQPGTGKVLAIAQNRTYNATTKAGGTSTAINYAVDQADGGGIGVQTGSTFKPINMVSWLSNGHTAMESLRTYTSYPNASFPCSATKGGYWQVSNSGGGTVNPETPYHALIMSHNTTQASMAQKIGLCAIAKTATALGYHNAALGNTNIENNMEPAIIIGSLNASPLTMASVYATIAANGVHCDPIAITKVTKNGKDIAVPSANCKQAISKEVAQTTAYILNKDVTDGAAKGAQLANNRKTFAKTGTAEDKYMDSVIFTHGVAAYTTMGNMEQPKSFTRRTIGGQTHDTWFGSYSLPILTSFINDYVKAAHIPDDPSYGKADARLMG; the protein is encoded by the coding sequence ATGTCTGCTGAGAAACCAAAAAAGAGTATAGGACGTATTTTTACACTCCTTCTGGCCTACCTCATCTTCTGCATTGCAGGAGGAATTGTAACCTCGGGCTTTTTGCTGCCTGGAGCAGTAGTTGCATCTAATGCCGTACAGAAACTGACTCCTAATCTGACTACTACCGACAACATCACGTTCAACCTGTCAGACCTCCCACAGCAATCCCGCATGTATGCATCGGACGGGACAACACTTATAGCTACCTTTTACGATCAAAACAGAATTAATGTTTCCCTGGGCAAGGTGTCCAAAGTCATGCAGCAGGCAGTGGTAGCCAGGGAAGATCGTCGTTTTTTCCAGCATCATGGCGTTGATCCCCAGGGTGTGCTCCGCGCCTTTGTCCAAACCTATGTCAATCAGGGAAATACTCAGGGAGGCTCTACCCTAACCCAGCAGTATGTTAAAAATATGCTGATTGAACAGGCACAGTCAGAAAATGATCCCATTGGCGCCTATCACGCTAAGGAAGACACCATTGCTCGCAAAATCAAGGAAATGCTCCTGGCTCTGCAAATTGAAAAGACTTATTCCAAGGCCGATATTCTTCAAGGATACTTGAATATAGCTCAGTTTGGCACGTCTACTTATGGTGTGGAAACAGCCGCTCAACATTATTTTTCCAAGTCAGCAGCGGATCTCAATGCCGGTGAAGCAGCAACCATTGCAGCCATCACCAAGAATCCGGCGAAATATGATCCTACTGTCAACGTTGCCGAAGCACAGAATCAGCGCAACATTGTCCTCGACCTCATGGTCACCTGCAAGTTCCTGACCAAGGCTCAGGCCACCCAGTTTAAGTCGGTTCCTCTTCAGAACATGCTCAAGATTAAGGCAGTCAGCGTCGGCTGCCAGGCAGCAGGAGACTCAGCATTTTTCTGTGATTATGTGGTTCATAAAATCCTTAATTCTTCAGCCTTTGGAAAGACTTCAGCCGAACGCCGCAGACTCCTTTACGAGGGCGGCCTGACTATTATTACTACTCTTGATGTCAAGGCGGAAACAGCGGCTAACGCATCTGTCCGCAAGGTCATTCCCGTTAATGATCCGTCGGGTTTTGAGGCGGCTATGGCTGCTATTCAGCCCGGAACAGGAAAGGTCCTGGCTATTGCCCAAAATCGCACCTATAACGCCACCACCAAGGCTGGCGGAACATCAACGGCTATTAACTATGCAGTAGACCAGGCAGACGGAGGCGGAATTGGAGTTCAGACCGGTTCAACCTTCAAGCCCATTAACATGGTTTCCTGGCTATCTAACGGCCATACAGCCATGGAGTCTCTGCGAACGTATACCAGTTATCCTAACGCCAGCTTCCCTTGCTCAGCCACCAAGGGAGGCTACTGGCAGGTGTCTAATTCAGGAGGTGGGACGGTTAATCCGGAAACCCCCTACCATGCCCTGATTATGTCTCACAACACCACTCAGGCATCCATGGCTCAGAAAATTGGCCTCTGCGCCATCGCCAAAACAGCAACCGCCCTGGGCTACCATAACGCAGCTCTGGGGAATACGAACATTGAGAACAACATGGAACCTGCCATCATCATTGGTTCTCTCAATGCTTCTCCCCTCACCATGGCCAGTGTCTACGCCACTATTGCAGCCAATGGCGTTCACTGCGATCCCATTGCCATCACAAAAGTCACTAAGAACGGCAAAGATATTGCAGTCCCCAGTGCTAATTGCAAACAGGCTATTTCCAAAGAGGTAGCACAAACCACTGCTTATATTCTCAATAAGGATGTGACAGACGGTGCTGCCAAGGGAGCCCAGCTTGCTAACAATCGTAAGACTTTTGCCAAAACAGGTACAGCAGAAGATAAGTACATGGACAGTGTTATTTTCACCCACGGGGTGGCTGCTTACACCACCATGGGCAATATGGAACAGCCGAAATCTTTCACCAGAAGGACAATAGGAGGGCAAACCCATGACACATGGTTTGGTTCCTATTCTCTTCCCATCCTGACCAGTTTTATTAACGACTACGTGAAGGCAGCCCATATCCCCGATGATCCCTCTTACGGCAAAGCTGACGCCCGTCTGATGGGATGA